One region of Terricaulis silvestris genomic DNA includes:
- the nadA gene encoding quinolinate synthase NadA, with protein MARIIDALLTASESGCDPRAVHGTWGALDAAARRGLAYTPEVRAKTDHLYEKVKHVIPAVEWPAYAPLIAAINEMKAAKGAVILAHNYMTSEIFHCVGDFRGDSLQLAREAAETDAKVIVQAGVHFMAETSKILAPEKTVLIPDMRAGCSLAASITGADVRLIKERFPGVPVVTYVNTSADVKAESDVCCTSSNAAAVVEWAAREWNTDRVILLPDEFLAKNVATQTGIKIISWHGRCEVHERFTAEDITELRAAHPGVVVLAHPECPPDVMAAADFAGSTAALQHYVEEKRPGKVVLLTECSMSDNVAATAPDVDFIRPCNLCPHMKRITLEGIYDALANMQHEVVIPEDIRVRAKQAIQRMLDLPKEKPRAFATGRAPVAVELV; from the coding sequence ATGGCCCGGATTATCGACGCCCTTCTCACCGCCTCGGAAAGTGGCTGCGACCCCCGCGCCGTGCACGGGACTTGGGGCGCGCTCGACGCCGCCGCACGCCGGGGCTTGGCGTACACACCCGAAGTTCGGGCTAAGACCGACCACCTCTACGAGAAGGTGAAGCACGTCATTCCCGCCGTGGAGTGGCCGGCGTACGCGCCGCTGATCGCGGCGATCAATGAGATGAAGGCCGCCAAGGGCGCCGTCATCCTCGCGCACAATTACATGACCTCGGAGATCTTCCACTGCGTCGGCGACTTCCGCGGTGACTCGCTCCAGCTCGCACGCGAAGCGGCTGAGACCGACGCGAAGGTGATCGTGCAAGCTGGCGTCCACTTCATGGCCGAGACGTCGAAGATTTTGGCGCCGGAGAAGACGGTGCTGATCCCGGACATGCGCGCGGGTTGCTCGCTCGCGGCGTCAATCACGGGCGCGGATGTGCGCTTGATCAAGGAGCGCTTTCCTGGCGTGCCGGTGGTTACGTACGTGAACACGTCGGCTGACGTGAAGGCCGAGAGCGATGTGTGCTGCACGTCGTCGAACGCCGCCGCCGTTGTGGAATGGGCGGCGCGCGAGTGGAATACCGATCGCGTCATCCTGCTGCCGGATGAGTTCTTGGCTAAGAACGTCGCGACGCAGACCGGCATCAAGATCATCTCGTGGCACGGCCGCTGCGAAGTGCACGAGCGCTTCACGGCCGAAGACATCACCGAACTGCGCGCCGCACATCCGGGCGTTGTCGTACTGGCGCACCCGGAATGCCCGCCGGACGTGATGGCGGCCGCTGACTTTGCGGGCTCGACGGCGGCGTTGCAGCACTACGTCGAAGAGAAGCGCCCGGGCAAAGTGGTGTTGCTGACCGAGTGCTCGATGAGCGACAACGTTGCGGCGACGGCGCCGGACGTCGACTTCATCCGTCCGTGCAATCTCTGCCCGCACATGAAGCGGATCACGCTCGAAGGCATCTACGACGCGCTCGCCAACATGCAGCATGAGGTGGTGATCCCCGAGGACATCCGCGTCCGCGCCAAGCAGGCGATCCAGCGCATGTTGGACCTGCCCAAGGAGAAACCGCGCGCCTTTGCGACGGGCCGCGCGCCTGTTGCGGTGGAATTGGTCTAA
- a CDS encoding L-aspartate oxidase: protein MSERALIVGAGLAGLFLALKLAPRRVTVLSQAPLGQASSSAWAQGGLAAALAPGDNPALHADDTVNAGAGLVDPAIAALIANEGPARVVDLVALGVPFDRTPDGALAQSLEAAHSRPRVVRVSGDLAGKAIMDALIAATRAAPHIEVIENARARALLQDGNGRVRGVLCDDGATFVADETILATGGVGGLYAVTTNPIEAMGQGFAMAARSGALIADAEFVQFHPTAIDIGRDPAPLATEALRGEGAHIVNGKGEAFVPDLAARDVVARAIHIERQAGRGAFLDAREAVGSKFPTHFPTVFAACMSAGIDPRLQPIPIAPAAHYHMGGIATDVWGRSSLAGLSAVGECASTGAHGANRLASNSLLEAVVFAHRIAARLRDDAPQSYLAPQPAAAPPTLPDSPRAELRQLMDANASVVREHAGLAHALDRVAALCDAHGRANALVAAHLILTAALARTESRGAHFRSDYPNGLPPQRTFIAGTALAPAAA from the coding sequence GTGAGCGAGCGCGCCCTCATTGTTGGCGCTGGCCTCGCCGGGCTGTTCCTCGCGCTTAAGCTCGCGCCACGGCGCGTCACGGTGCTGAGCCAGGCGCCGCTGGGCCAAGCTTCCTCCTCCGCATGGGCGCAGGGGGGGCTCGCGGCGGCGCTGGCGCCTGGTGACAATCCGGCGTTGCATGCGGACGACACGGTGAATGCGGGTGCGGGGCTCGTCGATCCGGCGATCGCTGCGCTGATCGCTAACGAAGGCCCTGCCCGCGTGGTCGATCTGGTGGCACTCGGCGTGCCGTTCGATCGCACGCCGGACGGCGCGCTGGCGCAGAGTCTGGAAGCGGCGCACTCGCGTCCGCGCGTGGTGCGTGTGTCGGGCGACCTTGCCGGCAAAGCGATCATGGATGCGCTGATCGCCGCTACGCGCGCGGCGCCACATATCGAGGTGATTGAAAACGCGCGTGCACGTGCGCTGCTGCAAGACGGCAACGGCCGCGTACGCGGTGTGTTGTGCGATGATGGCGCGACGTTCGTTGCTGATGAGACCATCCTCGCCACCGGCGGCGTGGGCGGGCTTTACGCGGTCACCACCAATCCGATCGAAGCGATGGGCCAGGGCTTTGCCATGGCCGCGCGCTCGGGTGCGTTGATTGCTGATGCGGAGTTCGTGCAATTCCACCCGACCGCGATCGACATCGGCCGCGATCCGGCGCCGCTGGCGACCGAGGCGCTGCGCGGCGAAGGCGCGCATATCGTCAACGGCAAGGGCGAAGCGTTCGTCCCCGATCTCGCCGCGCGCGATGTCGTCGCCCGCGCTATCCACATCGAGCGCCAAGCCGGCCGCGGCGCGTTTCTCGATGCACGCGAAGCGGTCGGCTCGAAATTTCCGACGCACTTCCCGACTGTGTTCGCGGCGTGCATGAGCGCGGGCATCGATCCGCGCTTGCAGCCGATCCCGATCGCGCCGGCGGCGCATTATCACATGGGCGGCATCGCCACTGACGTCTGGGGCAGAAGTTCCCTCGCCGGGCTTTCGGCCGTCGGCGAGTGTGCGTCCACCGGCGCGCACGGTGCTAACAGGCTGGCGTCTAACTCATTATTAGAAGCTGTAGTCTTCGCGCACCGAATCGCAGCCAGATTGCGCGATGACGCACCTCAATCTTACCTCGCGCCGCAACCCGCCGCCGCGCCCCCAACCCTACCTGACTCGCCTCGCGCAGAACTTCGCCAGCTTATGGACGCCAACGCGAGCGTCGTCCGCGAACACGCCGGTCTCGCGCATGCGCTCGACCGCGTTGCTGCGCTCTGCGATGCTCATGGACGCGCCAACGCCCTCGTCGCCGCGCACCTCATACTCACCGCCGCGCTCGCCCGCACTGAAAGCCGCGGCGCTCACTTCAGGAGCGACTACCCCAATGGCCTTCCGCCGCAACGCACCTTCATCGCAGGAACGGCTCTCGCTCCCGCCGCTGCCTGA
- the nadC gene encoding carboxylating nicotinate-nucleotide diphosphorylase has product MAFRRNAPSSQERLSLPPLPDVVLEPIVKLALAEDLGAAGDVTTDAIIDPNADGRWAVRAREDGVVAGLDVATYAGWMIDPDIEYAVAAQDGALVKAGDVILEIEGAARSVLMAERTMLNFIGRLSGIATLTHMYVEAVNGMGVIIASTRKTTPGLRALEKRAVRLGGGGAHRYGLNDAMLIKDNHIAAAGGVAQAMEKALKHAAHLTAIEIEVDTLDQLKQALPFAPSAILLDNFSLTDLRAAVKLAKGQTLLEASGGITIENVFAVAETGVDVISVGALTHSAPSLDIGLDVL; this is encoded by the coding sequence ATGGCCTTCCGCCGCAACGCACCTTCATCGCAGGAACGGCTCTCGCTCCCGCCGCTGCCTGATGTCGTGCTCGAACCGATCGTGAAGCTGGCGCTCGCCGAGGATCTCGGCGCGGCGGGTGACGTGACGACGGACGCCATCATCGATCCGAACGCCGACGGCCGCTGGGCCGTGCGTGCGCGCGAGGATGGCGTGGTCGCCGGCCTGGATGTGGCAACTTATGCCGGCTGGATGATCGACCCGGACATTGAGTACGCCGTCGCCGCGCAAGATGGCGCGTTGGTGAAAGCTGGCGACGTGATCCTGGAGATCGAAGGCGCCGCGCGTTCGGTGCTGATGGCTGAACGCACAATGCTGAACTTCATCGGCCGCCTCTCCGGCATCGCGACGCTGACGCACATGTACGTCGAGGCCGTCAACGGCATGGGTGTGATTATCGCGTCGACGCGGAAGACGACGCCAGGCCTGCGTGCGCTGGAGAAGCGCGCGGTGCGGTTGGGCGGCGGTGGGGCGCATCGTTATGGCTTGAACGACGCGATGCTGATTAAGGACAACCACATTGCGGCCGCTGGCGGCGTGGCGCAGGCAATGGAGAAGGCCCTGAAGCACGCGGCGCATCTCACCGCGATTGAGATTGAGGTGGATACGCTGGATCAGCTGAAGCAAGCGCTGCCGTTTGCGCCAAGTGCGATCCTGCTGGACAATTTTTCGCTGACGGATTTGCGCGCCGCGGTGAAGCTGGCGAAGGGGCAGACGCTGCTGGAGGCGTCCGGTGGGATTACGATCGAGAACGTGTTCGCCGTGGCGGAGACCGGCGTGGACGTGATCAGCGTTGGTGCGCTGACACATTCGGCGCCGAGCTTGGATATTGGGTTGGACGTGCTCTAG
- a CDS encoding DUF1272 domain-containing protein, whose amino-acid sequence MLALRPNCECCDKDLPPDADAHICTFECTFCPSCAEGVLKGVCPNCGGNFQPRPIRPSANLVKYPASTERVTRKEPCA is encoded by the coding sequence ATGCTGGCGCTAAGGCCCAACTGCGAATGCTGCGACAAGGATCTACCGCCGGACGCCGACGCGCACATTTGCACCTTCGAGTGCACGTTCTGCCCATCGTGCGCGGAAGGCGTGCTGAAGGGCGTCTGCCCAAACTGCGGCGGAAACTTTCAGCCGCGGCCGATCCGGCCCTCGGCGAACCTGGTGAAGTATCCGGCGAGCACGGAGCGCGTGACGCGGAAGGAGCCGTGCGCTTAA